TAAGGCTCCTTGTTGACCTCCTGCACACTTTCTTCAGTATGCTCATACATGGTACGTTCATATCTGTTATAGAGTACGGATAAAGGTGAAAGGCTAAATTCTACAGTTGGCCAACACGTCGTCTACCCTTTAAATCAGTATATTGTTTTGTAGCATCAATAGTAAGTTTCCCTGTAGACCCTCACGcacattttcttttcttcagTGCACTCATGGCACATTAATATCTGTTATAGAGCACGGGGAAAATTGAAACTAATGTAGTCCACACGTCGTCTACACGAACATtcctttcaaattaacattgagTTAAAGAGTGTATTCCCTTTGTAGCATTATCAATTTCCAACAAATTGCGTATCTGTTTagcattcaatcaatcaatcattcattGGTCCTTCAGTAAGTTACAGAGATCAATTGAGTAAGCACACATTGAAGATGTAATATCGGTATGTCTAAAGTCTAACCTTTACACACATATATGATTGAATTATAAATATCTTCATTACGCCACAGTGTAAATCAATATGAAGGCAATGATTATTATCCATAAGTGCTGCACCTCATTGAAAGCAAAAGGGTATAATACCTTCCATGAGACTAAAGTAAGGTTTATGATGTAATATAATTTGTTATGTTGCAATAAGTAACACTTTTAAAACAAGTATATCACGTGAAATGTCTCCTGTGTCGATCTAAGAGCACATTACAAACCAAATCAGCGATGAAACGCatatttccaaaacaaaacatcaaattttgtAAGGGAAACttctttctttgaaaatatatagccAACTATACAAACTTAAACTTGATTTTGATGGGTCTAAAAAGTTACAGAATTGAATGTCACTGGACTTTATATCCATCGTTATGATGTTAGGCTAATCATATAAAACAAAAGGATAAAACCAAATACATAGTATTCGAAGGAAAAGATCTTAAAAATGTTTCAACTCGTTTTGAAGGTTCCAATACAAGAAATTGacttttttaatctaacaattctctgctGGTttataagctcagaacccccgtaaactGTACATTTGctaaaagcctagatatagggaaacattttggtaacaacagtgtcactattgtttacataactatcacgtgacaggtaatttgcataacctttcaaaaatcggttttccctatgttttgtctaaatTCTTCAAAACATCTGACTCAAACTtcctggaatgcaagctgtcataacgatctttcaaaatctgtctcagatattttatattttgctaAGTTTTTTTTGAGCAcaagaaatcaactaggattatattcaccgctctggaagtttttctggcataaaaatgttTTAGAAGGTTTCAAGTTCTGTTTAAGGTTTAAagttctgagacacactttggaagatccttataacagcttgcactcacacaaatttcagcctcatatttcaaaacattgaaacaaaacatagggaaaaccgatttttgaaaggctatgcaaattacctgtaaCGTGGTAgtaatgtaaacaatggtgacactatggtaaccaaaatgtttccctatatctaggctttccgaaaatatataatttgcgGGGGTTTCTGAGCTTATTAGCCACTACAGAATTGTCAGCTTAAAAAGGTCGATTTCTGTGTCTTTGaactttaaagccccaatagctgcgaatgtgtaataaaccgatctcaaaatatcaacCGTTTTCCCAGAGTTTTCTCGGAAAAAggcccattaaagactgaaagaGTGTAGAagcactgtcataagtgtcgaaagtggcatgtaaattcacacgttttaacatcattttagatttcccgccattttcaaaaactaatcatgtgacagagaaaatgaagattacaacaacaaaatgttggccatcgtgtgttgtgcattcaagttaattgcatcatgcttgtttcttttatgtttacgatgtgtatgtgcaggaaatactgcatttttgtacttttctgtgggcgccattttatgagtgggGCACGCATTTATTATCTATTCTGTTTAAACGCGTTGGCGTGGTTCATATCAGCGAGCCGTGATACTTGTGTACATGTCATTCAGTTTGCACATTTACATGAacaaactttggtttgaaaataaaatcatgaaaataatgcgtAGAATTCGCAAttattggggctttaaacaaACTGTAATTATGTGATTAATTTTCCTTTTTATTAActtttttgtgcaaaaaaaaacgCTTCTGCAAAAAATTATGaatcaaatgtacaaaacattCAGTTTTTTTGAAGTGTCTTATTTTGTTACTCAAACAATGTCTAAAAGGTTAAAGGTTAAATCTGCCAAAATAAAGGCAAAAAACGTGTGGTCATACGCATTGTTATATACGAAAACCTAAATACATTTCAAGTTATTTTTGAACGAAACGTGTTTTCTCTTCTCTGCACTGAGATCAGTTCGTCTCATCTTGTTATACTTTGCACTTGATCGATCTCTCTTGTGCATGATATTCACATCAGTACATCCCATAATCCGCAGTTTACCCAAAGAATCGATAAAGTATTCGGAATGTCCCGATCTTTCAAAGAATGGGTCAAAGCCGGACTTCCTCACAGTGCTGGTTCTTGCCATGAAAAAGTTAGTGGTACCGTCTGCCCAGAAACACTGTGGAAATTCTGCAACCTTGTGATACTTTCTTTCACTCCTAATATCAAGACAATCTCCTTCCTCATCGCCATAATGGAATTTTAAAATTCGGCAACCATAGCAGTCTGATTTGCTGACCGCTCTCCCAAATTCGTCTCCAACTGTCCCGCCAACGTGATCAACAGTAACATTAGGATGCTCAAATTTCTCAACAAACCTTTCAAGCCGAGTTCCATTGGTAAACACAAAATCGTCGTCTACCCACAGAAAGTATTTTGTCCTGACTTGACTCACTAACAGATTTCTGCCTGCAAACCAACCTTCAGCAGACGGCATGATGTAGTGTTTCACATTAGCGGCTTTGATTTTCTCCGGAAACTCGGAATCATCAGCGATAAGAATCGTGATGCCCGGATAAAACTTATGGACACTTGATATCAACCTCTTGACAGCTGGGTAACGCTCAAATGTCTTGGAGACAACTGTTACTTGGCATTTATGTTTCCAGACTCACCTGGGTCATACAAAAATGGCCTCTCTTGTCTTTTAATATGCACATGGATGGACACATGAAAAGACATCCAGCTGACATCGACGATATCTCGAGATTCAATACTGTAAACTGTACTGTTGTATCTTATTGTCGAAAGAACTCCATTAATCGTTTCCATGTCACCGTTGACCGTGATAGTTAATTCAGCCGTCTTGTTTCCAAGAATGTTCAGACGATGGTCCTCATGAGGTATGTACAATACGCCGAGACTATTACGACACCTTAGCTGAATTTTAGAAACATTCAACGAGTTGTTGGGGATAGCTCTGCTCAACGAAAGTCCGTGAAGTTTCGTTGACTCCAATGGCTGGACGGTGATACCATTGCCGATGAACTGAAACGGTGAAAGTGCTGGACATCGAACAAGGGGCTCGTTTGAGACTGCATGCAATCTTTCCCAATCTTCTAATTCAACACGACGACGTTCCTTGCTTGCTTTACTCAACAGGGTCTTATCTTTACAACTGCATGTCGCTCCATACTTTCTCGCTTCCCTATTGGCGTTAATGACGTGTCCATTGATGTTCTCATACGATTTGGATTCCAGCAAGTCCGGCGCCAGGACAACACTTTTTTTCGGAGTCGATATACATCTCGTATGAAATGTAGTGCGAATGAAGGTGTGAACATAAAGCAGAGTACAAATAATAATACAAGTTGATAGCAAAATCAACGCTACGAATTTACGGGGAACTGCCATGGCTAGAAAACCGTCACCGTATCGATGGGTGAAAACTCTAATGTTCAAAGTTGCGCAGTTTGTGTTGCCCAGTCGACGGACGTATTCGGACTTCGTGCTTAGATGACCTTTTGACAGTCGTGAGGAAGCGAtgggtaaataaacaaaaaaagaaaggtCTCCTGACAATATCTGAATAATGTGTGGCGTTTCTCAATTTTACCAAAAGTCTCAGCGCAATTGCGATACATTAAGACTTACATTATCATTACGAGTATAACATAGAAGTTTGCAGCAATAAAAACGtttaacacgatttgaactaatgaTTAGGCAGTATTAGATGGTGAATTAATGtatgtttaatctgcaaatgtaagctcatctgtatTTCCTTTGACATcccacacttgtttttataataaagtaatttgtgatattgcaacattcgtCTATAGGACACCTAAacacatttgacaaatttgaaaaacatgaaaatccaatcatcccaaattagttccaatcgtgttgtttatttttacgTTTTTTCCTCCAGGGTAAAAAAAAACCGCTggtaaagaaaagttcactttCCTCGACATTACAAGGTACAACTGCAGACATGTACGTCACAGGTAGTTTCTCTTCTGTCATGTACACCAGGAAATACAACTGCGATGACGAAATTGCTTTCCGGTCAAGATTATGTCGCCGATTTTTCGTCAGTAGAGCTAATTCGAAAGTTGAttttacagtgcgtttcacatacatgtaagtgcggcaactcagcgtatgagacggacacattgCACCTACAACACATGATTAGCgtgggtatcacgacacatttgaaaGGCACCGACTTATTGATTGATTACAGTAATGgggcagccgctctgtctagactgagagatacacttaatctacaatgtaactgcttttacaatttcagctgaGAGTTGAAGAGCTGAAGGTTTTCTCAACAGAAGTTAAATAAAAAGCCACACATTTTTGCTGCAATTCAcctcaaaattacagaaattacacaaaatacacacacaccgaaatatatatttttagaacatTAATAAAGTGACCATAAGTCAACGGGCTACGTTCAGTAGCAAAATATGTggcatttcaattcattttagcTTGAAGCTGAAACTGTAAAAACAGTtgcattgtagatcaagtgtatctctcaggCAAGACAGAGCGGCTGCCCCTTGTTAGtttactgaaagaaaaaagacataaaaatgtaaacataatataacaaaaatgcaaataaaatgaaagaatgaaataaaaatgtaaacataatgacataaaaatgcaaacaaaatgacaaaacgaAATAATGTAAACATAACGAAATAATGTTAACACAATTGTTTTGGCACTAATCTCACCCCATAAACTGTGGGCCATCTGTAATCTGGAAGTCAAAAGGCgtatgagctgcaactctgcggaGTTTGTCCAACCTCAAGGAACCGccaatttcctcagatattcattgcaatctgcaaattgaacgaTAAAGTCATTAACTATGCCTAAACAACGTTTACTTGAGGCAGAATAGGCCCAGAAATTGAACagcttttgttcattttaaatttccagccactttcaaaatcttgccatgcTATATGAAAAACggagaattttttgtcaaagtggagtgatcCTTTTCCCTTCttttcagtgggttgcaccatgttgtatttgtaaagattcaaatgcgTAGCTGCACCATTTATGCTGTTTATCATGTTGTtgtatggaggcggccatatttgggtgcggcacccatttattatttgtgttactgaaacctccccatgcagtctcactcagtggataattatacttgagtaaacatctctgagtaagaacatctctatgaactaattttaatctaaatataaaatcatgaaaataatgccaaaagttgcagcCCATGTGCCTTTAAGTCGTTCCGACAAGTTTGTCGACCATTTTTGCAAGCCAGGGACGAAAGTATATGACTGGACTGTAAATACCTTTAAAAATACTTTATTCGTAATACACAAAATTTACGTCATCgataaatttcaaagtaaaagtACCTGCACAGgcttttctctcgactgcgcgctCATTTCGAGCCATCGTCTGCCCTGAAaaagttagggactggtcagtttcttcggcggggggtcaccctgtttttgactttggtgataggggggtcaccatgtttttgaaatgcccaataggggggtacgtgtgtttttgaatttcgacacaggctcatcattgcctaaaatgcatcgtgtaagcctcaaatttcatcattcagttgcattttccggcgcgcccttcgggtgcgtaactttcataatcagacatatttttcagcatgtccaactttaacatatcaggcatacatatatcagagatatctgtatgttcaatatttttcagcatgctcttcaggcacattactttaatatatcagatattttttagcacgcccttcctgtgcatgactttaatatacaagacatatatatcagagatatcaggatgtttcatatttttctccgcgcccttcgggcgccatactttaataaatcagagatatatgccagagatatcttgatgtttgctaagtgaaagtgtaccgttatgaaatctgcatttcatatgataagcatgacaaattcctgatacttttctgttctctctatgagaattcagtatgagaaagcaacatgcacaaatatttcacaatatcatatttgatacagtgacttattttagagatagagaaatgacaagatatctttcgttctcattgatgtcactgttttcctttgtgtctcaggttttctgtagaatgatgcttttttatgacgaAAATCACAGTTAAAAAAgccagtttttgtcattattagctgtgcttttatggtttcaatgttacaagaaaaggtcatttcagacactgcacacatcagatttggctaaaatgcctctctatggctcctcaggagatttaattggatggccaGCAAGTCTTTACACCCataaaaatttttgatttactgctttttcctctttgatattaatgattgacatccatttctgtacaacatctggttaagcatagaaagtgtgaaatacattcaaagctcattcaaaatgtactgtattcaaactttaagattgacactttgaaattcctatcttacaactgacatgtcaacaatttctttaaaatacagaatgactgttaaaatataaatgtatttaaaatattatatatatatatatatatatatatatatatatatatatatatatatatatatatatatatatatatatataaaatttgtgtccaccttttgtttacagttgtcgcgtacGCGTGCAGGGGTGGGGTCACTGTGTTTTCGAAATtttgaataggggggtcaccctgttttcaaaatttggaataggggggggtcagccactttttgaagtcggcaaaaaataatccaccgcccccccccccgccgaagaAACTGGCCAGTCCCTTACTGACAACGAggaaatcgcgcacaaaacCCAGCAAGACGTCCACTGTGTGTATCAATCATGGAATTTGGGGAAATTCCAGCTGTAACATTATGTATGCACACATATCGCAATGCAACACAATCGTTTGATCGGCGCATGGGGGTCGcgcatattttcatggattcAACCCCCTGATTCAGACTAGCCTAGATTCTTTCCGTCCGCAcggacggaggtacggaggcacgCGGACGGAAAGAATCTAGGCTAGATTCAGACCAAATCTGTCAAAGGGAACAAATAAATATACGTCAAATTCTGAGTCTCGGAAAACTTGTGGGTGACAAATCGACAGCACATCACAagctgacatacataatgatgtCGATATTAGTACGGGTGTTGCATGCGACATAGACGACC
This DNA window, taken from Ptychodera flava strain L36383 chromosome 4, AS_Pfla_20210202, whole genome shotgun sequence, encodes the following:
- the LOC139132255 gene encoding beta-1,4 N-acetylgalactosaminyltransferase 1-like — its product is MPSAEGWFAGRNLLVSQVRTKYFLWVDDDFVFTNGTRLERFVEKFEHPNVTVDHVGGTVGDEFGRAVSKSDCYGCRILKFHYGDEEGDCLDIRSERKYHKVAEFPQCFWADGTTNFFMARTSTVRKSGFDPFFERSGHSEYFIDSLGKLRIMGCTDVNIMHKRDRSSAKYNKMRRTDLSAEKRKHVSFKNNLKCI